The Elusimicrobiales bacterium nucleotide sequence GGCGTAAACTTGATAGCGTTGGACAGGAGATTGAGAACTATCTGCCGGAGCCTGCGCTCGTCCGCAAAAACGGCGGCGTCCTCCGGGACGGCGATATCCTCAAAGAAATTGATTCCGGCCTGCGCCGCCTGCCCGCGCATCATGGCGCCGGACGATTCCACGATATCCCTGACCCGGACGCGGGAGAATGAAAGCTCCAGCTTGTCCGCCTCTATTTTGGACATGTCCAGTATGTCGTTGACAAGAGTGAGCAGATGCCTGCCCCCGAACAGCACGTTGCCGACATACTCGCGCTGCTTGTCGTTTAGTCCGCCGAACATCTCCTGTTCCAGCACGTCGGCGGAGACTATCACGGCGTTGAGCGGCGTGCGAAGCTCGTGACTCATGTTGGCGAGGAAGGCGGTCTTTGCCCTGCTGGCCGCGTCGCTGGCCTGCTTTTCCACCTCCAGCAGGCGGAGGGCTTCGTCTTTCCTTCTGCGCTCGGTTATGTCCCGGTCTACGCCGCGGTAGCCGCGCAGCCTGCCCTCCCCGTCAAAAACGGGAACGCCGTTGGTTTCCAGCGTCACCAGGACGCCGTCCTTGCGGCGGTGAACCGCCTCCAGCAGCGTAAACGGCTGGCGCCGGGCCGCATATCCCCCGAAAACCGGCATCACCCGCGCAGCCTCCTCCTGAGGCATGAAATCAAACGGGGATTTGCCCAACAGTTCCTCCGGCTCATATCCCAGAATATCGCGGCAGCGCTGGCTTGCGTAGGAGTACAAAGCCCTGTCATCGGTTTCCCAGAGCATGTCTGATGTCATTTCGCTGATATCGCGGAATTTCTCGTTTATGTCCTGGCGGCGGCGCTCCTCGGTAACATCGCGGAAGACAAGCACCGCGCCCAACATTTTGCCGGAGGCGTCCAGAATCGGCGCGGCGCTGTCGGCGATATCGGCTCTGCCGCCGGCAAGGCTTATCAGCAGGGCATTGCCGGCCAGCTCCGCCGCGCCGCCGGTATCAAGCACGCGGACCACAGGATTGGGGCATTTCGCCAGAGTTTTCCCGCTGACCGGGCTGAAAACCTCCGGCAGCGGCCTGCCCAGCGCGGCCCGCTCGCTCCAGCCGGTCAGCCGTTCCGCCACCTTGTTCATCATGGTTATGCGGCCTTCAGTATCCGTGGATATCACCGCGTCGCCGATGGAGCGCAGCGTAACCGCCAGACGCTCCCTTTCGGCGGCGACGGCGGCCTCCGCAATTTTACGCTCCGTTATGTCGGTATGCACCCCGACCGTGCCAATGACCTTGCCGCTCTCATCCTTCATGGAATAGGCGCGCAACAGTACGTCTATGACGCTGTTATCGCTGCGGAACATTTTCACTTCGCCGCTCCAGACTCCTCCGCCGTTGACCGCGATGAAAACCTCTCGCCCGATTTTTTCATCCACGAAAACCGTGGAGGGCGGGCCGGATTCGCCCTCAGTCTGCTCCACCGTCCTGCCGAACAGCCGGGTGAAAGCCTCGTTCTGATAATAATGCCGCCCCTGCGGCGTGGCCATGCCGATGGCGTCGGTGGAATGCTCCACGGCCTTTTGGAAATAGCGCAGCCGATTCTCCGCCGCGCAGCGAGCGGTAATGTCGCGGCACAGCATAAGCACCCGGCGCGAGTCTCCGGCACGGGTTGCCGTGGCGTTTATTTCCACCGGGGTTATATTGCCGTTCCGGTCCGCGTAATCTATTTCCAGATTCCTTATGTGCCCGTCCTTGGCGCATTTCGCGGCGGACTGCTCGCTCTTCTTGCTCTCGTACCCGGCTGTCCACTCCAGCACGCTTCTGCCCAATATCTCCTTAAGCGAGTTGTGCCCGGTAAGGCGCACATATTCGCCGTTGGCGTCAAGAACGCGGCACTGGTCGTCCAGCACCGCATAGCCGGTGTTGGTGGTTTCCACAAGGGCGCGGTAAAGCTCCTCGCTTCTGCGCGCGGACGCGGCGGCCCTGGCGAGTTTCACATATACTTTTTTAGCAAACGATAAATATCCCACGCCGAGAGTATATCAAAATCGCGCCCTCCAAAAATCCGGTTGCGGGATTCTTTGACTTTGCTCCTCCGCGCGGTTTTTTGATTGAATCTCGGATAGCGGCGTTTTTGCCGCCGGAGGATTATGGATTTTCAGGATATCGTGTCCACGCTTTCCGATTATTGGAAGAAACAGGGCTGCTGCGTCATACAGCCCTACGACATTGAAAAAGGCGCGGGGACTTTCAACCCGGCCACCTTTTTCGGCTCGCTGACCGGCAAACCCGTCCGCCGCGCATATGTGGAACCGTCCCGCCGCCCCGCCGACGGCAGATACGGCGACAATCCCAACCGGCTGGCCAAGTATTACCAGTTCCAGGCGATAATAAAACCCGCGCCGGAAAACAGCCAGAAGCTCTATCTGGATTCGCTGAAAGCCATCGGACTGGACCCCAAAGCCCACGACATCCGCTGGATTGAGGACGACTGGGAATCTCCC carries:
- a CDS encoding PAS domain S-box protein, with amino-acid sequence MKLARAAASARRSEELYRALVETTNTGYAVLDDQCRVLDANGEYVRLTGHNSLKEILGRSVLEWTAGYESKKSEQSAAKCAKDGHIRNLEIDYADRNGNITPVEINATATRAGDSRRVLMLCRDITARCAAENRLRYFQKAVEHSTDAIGMATPQGRHYYQNEAFTRLFGRTVEQTEGESGPPSTVFVDEKIGREVFIAVNGGGVWSGEVKMFRSDNSVIDVLLRAYSMKDESGKVIGTVGVHTDITERKIAEAAVAAERERLAVTLRSIGDAVISTDTEGRITMMNKVAERLTGWSERAALGRPLPEVFSPVSGKTLAKCPNPVVRVLDTGGAAELAGNALLISLAGGRADIADSAAPILDASGKMLGAVLVFRDVTEERRRQDINEKFRDISEMTSDMLWETDDRALYSYASQRCRDILGYEPEELLGKSPFDFMPQEEAARVMPVFGGYAARRQPFTLLEAVHRRKDGVLVTLETNGVPVFDGEGRLRGYRGVDRDITERRRKDEALRLLEVEKQASDAASRAKTAFLANMSHELRTPLNAVIVSADVLEQEMFGGLNDKQREYVGNVLFGGRHLLTLVNDILDMSKIEADKLELSFSRVRVRDIVESSGAMMRGQAAQAGINFFEDIAVPEDAAVFADERRLRQIVLNLLSNAIKFTPQGGSVSIKAELAEPSAFGGGWMSDIASASPGAGKFLVVTVRDTGIGVRPQDTDKLFKPFSQVDAERPGTGLGLALVKKLAELHKGAVRFESEAGKGSAFSFAIPAESA